In one Nicotiana sylvestris chromosome 8, ASM39365v2, whole genome shotgun sequence genomic region, the following are encoded:
- the LOC138875322 gene encoding uncharacterized protein: MLAQKIVASGALKKVLNKRLKSSQVKESPTPKSDSSSESESFQSAIEGDGHGSSNSEKTQESPSKVSSSVVENIETRFVLVGPIRDFELPEMSRSGGKKKPEKENEKEGACGEERRKGKGEVLTICGVAQDRLNESGIKLGGSSSGEAAEGLVHLSKQRDEPVSYTEETLAGLLKRVGASYDPKKHKATTPKAPNVPKPSKKRKASFPTPTASSVPRGRATRSRKRKKDKGKGKVRESSEAVEEEEMELVHQERGTKVEVHTPKPKKPKTSSKKSSSVPVAVEPTLAKRTRSAVKSKQTKVFDDDDWSGEEEEEDESEKEQDKLAIFGRRKILKGKLLKDLVEPGMMRLVDSLAAQG, from the exons ATGCTTGCTCAAAAAATTGTAGCATCTGGGGCTCTGAAGAAGGTTTTAAATAAAAGGTTGAAATCTAGCCAAGTGAAAGAAAGCCCAACTCCAAAGTCTGATTCTAGCTCTGAGTCTGAATCCTTTCAATCTGCGATTGAGGGAGATGGACATGGGTCTTCTAACTCTGAAAAGACTCAAGAATCTccttctaaggtaagttcttctGTGGTTGAAAACatagaaactaggtttgttcttGTTGGACCTATTAGGGATTTTGAGTTGCCTGAGATgagtaggagtggaggtaaaaagaagcctgaaaaagaaaatgagaaagagggtgcatgtggtgaagagaggaGAAAAGGGAAGGGAGAAGTTCTTACTATATGTGGGGTTGCACAAGATAGGTTAAATGAGAGTGGTATAAAGTTAGGGGGAAGTAGTTCTGGGGAAGCagctgaggggttggttcatctaaGCAAACAAAGAGATGAACCTGTTTCATATACTGAAGAAACCTTAGCTGGCCTACTGAAAAGGGTTGGGGCaagttatgacccaaagaaacaCAAAGCTACTACACCAAAAGCCCCAAATGTTCCCAAGCCATCCAAGAAAAGAAAAGCCTCATTCCCAACACCTACTGCCTCTTCAGTGCCTAGGGGTAGAGCCACAAGAAGTAGG aaaaggaaaaaggataagggaaagggaaaggttaGAGAATCCTCAGAGGCTGTTGAGGAAGaagagatggaactggtccatcaagagAGGGGTACAAAAGTGGAGGTTCATACACCCAAGCCTAAGAAGCCCAAGACTTCCTCCAAGAAGTCCTCCTCTGTGCCTGTAGCTGTTGAACCCACACTAGCAaagaggacaagatctgcagTGAAATCTAAACAAACCAAAGTTTTTGATGATGATgattggagtggagaagaagaagaagaagatgaatctGAGAAGGAACAGGATAAGCTTGCCATTTTTGGCAGAAGAAAAATCTTAAAAGGTAAATTGTTGAAGGACCTGGTAGAACCAGGGATGATGAGATTGGTAGACTCTTTGGCTGCTCAAGGatag